In a single window of the Methanophagales archaeon genome:
- a CDS encoding NADH dehydrogenase: MNLLYMLIIPLVVVFIAPLLKPREATHLTVLAFLLPFFSILYCIFGGCPREILLMQFSPPIGDIYLNLDFIAHAFGLTICVVSAMVALFALPYMEHRFEELKLDKNVEFRRYIFIYNLYAASMLWLVYSGNLALLYVFMELMLISAFLLIYYYGYGNRRWVGLLYLVWCAIAGVLTLAGFVILAFNNNTLALNAIMAGGKGVGMVAWAFIFGGMIIELPVVGPHIWLPWAHAEAPTPVSALLSPLTVGLAGYVLLRTALIDYSFIESYRMPILGYAIFSSLYGGFSVFKQTDFKRLLAYSTVSQMGYMLVALTLGPFGLLGMVIQYMSHAFGKSILFSSAGGIIAVHHGLRDINKMGGLHDSIPAISNAAVVGFLNLGGILTVGMLGEFFILRGVVDTFGLKTSSLGVILGVVFMFILSVWYGFYTLRKVFYGKPKSTERLGISRYLYIPLYVIGIISVLLLFPPLSTVLIHGLDMISGLGGVVP; the protein is encoded by the coding sequence ATGAATTTACTCTACATGCTAATAATACCGCTGGTTGTAGTATTCATAGCGCCACTATTGAAGCCCAGAGAAGCCACGCATCTAACTGTGCTGGCGTTTCTATTGCCTTTCTTCTCTATCCTGTATTGCATCTTCGGGGGCTGTCCCCGGGAGATACTATTGATGCAATTCTCGCCTCCTATCGGTGATATTTACCTCAATCTGGACTTCATCGCGCATGCATTTGGGCTCACAATCTGTGTGGTCTCGGCAATGGTTGCTCTCTTCGCTCTGCCCTACATGGAACACAGGTTTGAGGAGCTGAAGCTGGATAAGAATGTGGAATTCAGGCGCTATATCTTTATATACAACCTCTATGCCGCTTCAATGCTATGGCTTGTTTACAGTGGTAATCTCGCACTTCTGTACGTTTTCATGGAACTCATGTTGATCAGTGCTTTCCTGCTCATCTATTATTACGGATACGGGAACAGGAGATGGGTAGGACTTCTATACTTAGTGTGGTGCGCAATAGCCGGTGTGCTTACACTTGCAGGCTTCGTTATACTGGCATTTAACAATAACACGCTCGCACTGAATGCGATAATGGCAGGTGGCAAAGGTGTGGGCATGGTAGCGTGGGCGTTCATCTTCGGCGGTATGATCATAGAACTCCCGGTTGTTGGACCGCATATATGGCTGCCCTGGGCACATGCAGAAGCGCCAACACCTGTCAGTGCACTCCTAAGTCCTCTGACTGTGGGTCTTGCGGGGTATGTCCTGTTGAGGACTGCTCTTATAGATTATTCGTTTATTGAGTCATATCGGATGCCCATACTTGGTTATGCGATATTTTCAAGTCTGTATGGAGGTTTCTCGGTATTCAAGCAGACGGATTTCAAGCGGCTGTTAGCTTATTCTACAGTCTCACAGATGGGTTATATGCTGGTTGCGCTCACGCTTGGTCCTTTTGGGCTTCTCGGGATGGTCATCCAGTACATGTCGCATGCGTTCGGTAAGTCAATTCTGTTCTCATCGGCAGGCGGGATTATCGCGGTTCATCATGGTCTGCGTGACATAAATAAGATGGGCGGGCTACATGATTCAATCCCTGCTATTTCTAATGCCGCGGTGGTCGGGTTCCTGAATCTCGGTGGTATATTGACGGTGGGCATGCTTGGTGAATTCTTCATATTGCGAGGTGTTGTAGATACTTTTGGTCTTAAAACGAGCAGTTTAGGCGTCATCCTGGGAGTGGTCTTCATGTTCATCCTCTCGGTCTGGTATGGATTCTACACGTTGAGGAAAGTATTCTATGGTAAGCCAAAATCAACTGAGCGACTGGGGATAAGCAGGTATCTGTATATACCATTGTATGTGATAGGTATCATTTCCGTGCTGTTATTGTTCCCACCGCTCTCAACGGTGCTAATTCATGGATTGGATATGATATCAGGTTTAGGAGGTGTGGTGCCATGA
- a CDS encoding NADH-quinone oxidoreductase subunit J — MNIEMILLEAFAGILVLSALGVLLSKDNFYSTLFMTLTLVMVATVYALFDLQPLFVLIVFVFVGVIGIVTVALAATYRAMPERQFSWIWCIPVLMTGVILGFSIFAHPLHGMGMGSQIRFTLQGFLKPESEYQLLFLFLTSLVILLFLSVIKLYRGEES; from the coding sequence ATGAATATCGAAATGATATTGCTGGAAGCCTTTGCGGGGATTCTGGTGTTGTCAGCCTTAGGTGTCTTACTCAGTAAAGATAACTTTTATTCAACGTTATTCATGACTCTGACGCTTGTCATGGTGGCGACAGTCTATGCCCTCTTCGACCTCCAACCCCTCTTCGTATTGATCGTGTTCGTATTCGTAGGAGTGATTGGAATAGTAACAGTAGCGCTCGCTGCTACTTATAGGGCGATGCCGGAGAGGCAGTTCTCATGGATATGGTGCATACCGGTGCTTATGACAGGAGTGATACTTGGCTTTTCGATATTTGCACATCCTCTTCATGGTATGGGTATGGGTAGCCAGATAAGATTCACACTTCAGGGTTTCTTAAAGCCCGAATCCGAATATCAACTCCTATTTCTGTTCCTTACTTCGCTCGTTATACTACTGTTTCTATCGGTAATCAAGCTTTATAGGGGTGAGGAGAGCTAA